In the Catharus ustulatus isolate bCatUst1 unplaced genomic scaffold, bCatUst1.pri.v2 scaffold_68_arrow_ctg1, whole genome shotgun sequence genome, one interval contains:
- the CCNH gene encoding cyclin-H isoform X2, with translation MFHSSTQRRHWTFRSEEELARRRAEGNRRARARAAASGKVPQGDPVLLEPHEELALCKYYEKRMLDFCAAFKPAMPRSVVGTACMYFKRFYLNNSVMEHHPRIIMLTCAFLACKVDEFNVSSAQFVGNLRESPLGQEKALEQILEYELLLIQQLNFHLIIHNPYRPFEGFLIDIKTRYPVLENPEVLRKTADDFLNRVALTDAYLLFTPSQIALTAILSSGSRAGINMESYLSESLTLKENRSTLSRLLDDMKCMKNLIRKYELPRPEEVAALKQKLEKCHSLDLSFHANMKSGLMTILWIQHYFEGRWTSTTGGTTLWCQV, from the exons ATGTTCCACAGCAGCACGCAGCGTCGGCATTGGACTTTCCGCAGCGAGGAGGAGCTGGCGCGGCGCCGCGCTGAGGGGAACCGCCGGGCCCGGGCCAGGGCGGCGGCCAGTGGAAAG GTGCCGCAGGGCGACCCGGTGCTGCTGGAGCCGCACGAGGAGCTGGCACTATGCAAGTACTACGAGAAGAGGATGCTAGACTTCTGCGCCGCGTTCAAGCCCGCGATGCCGCGGTCCGTAGTG gGAACAGCTTGCATGTATTTCAAACGTTTTTACCTCAATAACTCAGTGATGGAACATCATCCGCGGATAATAAT GCTAACATGTGCATTTTTGGCCTGTAAAGTAGATGAATTTAATGTATCCAGTGCACAGTTTGTTGGTAACCTTCGAGAAAGTCCTCTTGGACAGGAAAAAGCTCTTGAACAAATATTGGAATATGAACTGCTTCTTATTCAGCAACTGAACTTCCATCTCATCATCCATAATCCATACAGGCCATTTGAGGGATTTCTAATTGATATTAAG ACTCGCTATCCAGTGCTGGAAAATCCTGAAGTGTTGAGAAAAACAGCTGATGACTTTCTTAACCGAGTGGCTCTGACAGATGCATATCTACTCTTTACACCCTCACAGATCGCTCTCACTGCCATATTGTCTAGTGGCTCAAGAGCAGGAATTAATATGGAAAG CTATTTATCAGAAAGTCttacactgaaagaaaacagatcaACCTTATCCAGATTACTAGATGACATGAAAT GCATGAAAAATCTCATTAGAAAATATGAACTGCCGAGGCCTGAAGAGGTTGCTGCTCTAAAACAGAAGTTAGAGAAGTGTCACAGCTTGGACCTTTCATTTCATGCAAATAT GAAGAGTGGACTGATGACGATCTTGTGGATTCAGCATTACTTTGAAGGAAGATGGACTTCAACCACTGGAGGAACTACTCTCTGGTGTCAGGTGTGA
- the CCNH gene encoding cyclin-H isoform X1, with protein sequence MFHSSTQRRHWTFRSEEELARRRAEGNRRARARAAASGKVPQGDPVLLEPHEELALCKYYEKRMLDFCAAFKPAMPRSVVGTACMYFKRFYLNNSVMEHHPRIIMLTCAFLACKVDEFNVSSAQFVGNLRESPLGQEKALEQILEYELLLIQQLNFHLIIHNPYRPFEGFLIDIKTRYPVLENPEVLRKTADDFLNRVALTDAYLLFTPSQIALTAILSSGSRAGINMESYLSESLTLKENRSTLSRLLDDMKCMKNLIRKYELPRPEEVAALKQKLEKCHSLDLSFHANIKKRKGYEDDEYVTKKCKMDEEEWTDDDLVDSALL encoded by the exons ATGTTCCACAGCAGCACGCAGCGTCGGCATTGGACTTTCCGCAGCGAGGAGGAGCTGGCGCGGCGCCGCGCTGAGGGGAACCGCCGGGCCCGGGCCAGGGCGGCGGCCAGTGGAAAG GTGCCGCAGGGCGACCCGGTGCTGCTGGAGCCGCACGAGGAGCTGGCACTATGCAAGTACTACGAGAAGAGGATGCTAGACTTCTGCGCCGCGTTCAAGCCCGCGATGCCGCGGTCCGTAGTG gGAACAGCTTGCATGTATTTCAAACGTTTTTACCTCAATAACTCAGTGATGGAACATCATCCGCGGATAATAAT GCTAACATGTGCATTTTTGGCCTGTAAAGTAGATGAATTTAATGTATCCAGTGCACAGTTTGTTGGTAACCTTCGAGAAAGTCCTCTTGGACAGGAAAAAGCTCTTGAACAAATATTGGAATATGAACTGCTTCTTATTCAGCAACTGAACTTCCATCTCATCATCCATAATCCATACAGGCCATTTGAGGGATTTCTAATTGATATTAAG ACTCGCTATCCAGTGCTGGAAAATCCTGAAGTGTTGAGAAAAACAGCTGATGACTTTCTTAACCGAGTGGCTCTGACAGATGCATATCTACTCTTTACACCCTCACAGATCGCTCTCACTGCCATATTGTCTAGTGGCTCAAGAGCAGGAATTAATATGGAAAG CTATTTATCAGAAAGTCttacactgaaagaaaacagatcaACCTTATCCAGATTACTAGATGACATGAAAT GCATGAAAAATCTCATTAGAAAATATGAACTGCCGAGGCCTGAAGAGGTTGCTGCTCTAAAACAGAAGTTAGAGAAGTGTCACAGCTTGGACCTTTCATTTCATGCAAATAT aaagaagaggaaaggtTATGAAGATGATGAATATGTcacaaagaaatgtaaaatggaTGAG GAAGAGTGGACTGATGACGATCTTGTGGATTCAGCATTACTTTGA